From Pelmatolapia mariae isolate MD_Pm_ZW linkage group LG22, Pm_UMD_F_2, whole genome shotgun sequence, a single genomic window includes:
- the LOC134619806 gene encoding uncharacterized protein LOC134619806 isoform X3: protein MGCIGSRTITADAVPVRKDGDQLSMEDTTSILPRLKRKSTNTYGIGALAKSSLSGVSGVTRSMKDKVTKPTAMAQGRVAHMIEWQSWGKPSAGPLGGAGHTNLQREKERRMENDAYSDLSDGEKEARFAAGIMQQFAISEATLFGWNSMDGESMGAGSNQGSVAHLSEVNQESITSRDQVLHHSSADVWPHTYVSQGLYCLSSSDAWDPITSQPSGVASPAAGSYIMAAGGSNGAGGTPGEGYEGTVGSYIQQHQVQLALQQQSQLQQLQQLHHYQQQQFLQYQQQQQSMEHRLHSASHSLQATPNSTIHSLGPPTHPRLADLWGAAQVEAHQVEIVGHLNAQMADMVGGVVETVGEEPEPESEDFPEQHEEEEEELTKVEEVTLTLEPEPCSLTPSPLREDAPSTRGSSPGLPAQTTEPVAERIPFDVTPCIVQSLEEKDEEADEGSIVVVATN from the exons TTGTCCATGGAGGACACTACTTCCATTCTGCCTCGTCTCAAGAGGAAGTCCACCAACACCTATGGGATCGGTGCCCTGGCTAAGTCCTCTCTGTCAGGTGTgtcag GTGTGACTCGCTCCATGAAGGACAAGGTGACCAAGCCCACCGCCATGGCCCAGGGTCGAGTGGCCCACATGATAGAGTGGCAGAGCTGGGGCAAACCATCTGCAGGGCCGCTAGGGGGAGCGGGCCATACCAACCTTCAGAGGGaaaaggagaggaggatggagaACGACGCTTACAGTGACCTTAGCGATGGCGAGAAGGAGGCTCGCTTTGCTGCAG GCATCATGCAACAGTTTGCAATTTCTGAGGCAACTCTGTTTGGTTGGAACTCGATGGACGGGGAGAGCATGGGAGCCGGCTCCAACCAGGGCAGCGTCGCCCACCTGAGTGAGGTCAACCAGGAGAGCATCACCAGCAGAG ACCAGGTGCTCCATCACTCCTCTGCGGATGTCTGGCCTCACACCTACGTCTCGCAGGGCCTGTACTGCCTGTCGTCTTCTGACGCCTGGGACCCAATCACCAGCCAGCCCTCGGGTGTGGCCTCGCCTGCTGCAGGCTCCTACATCATGGCTGCCG GTGGCAGCAATGGAGCAGGAGGCACACCTGGTGAGGGGTACGAGGGGACAGTAGGAAGTTACATTCAGCAGCACCAGGTTCAACTCGCCCTGCAGCAGCAGAGTCAACTCCAACAGCTCCAACAGCTTCATCACTACCAGCAGCAACAGTTTCTGCAGtaccaacaacagcagcag TCTATGGAGCACAGGCTACACAGTGCCTCCCATTCACTCCAAGCCACGCCCAATAGCACCATCCACAGCCTCGGTCCACCCACTCACCCTCGGCTAGCTGACCTGTGGGGAGCAGCACAGGTTGAGGCACATCAG GTGGAGATCGTTGGACACCTGAATGCACAGATGGCTGATATGGTCGGAGGAGTGGTGGAGACGGTCGGAGAAGAGCCAGAGCCCGAGTCCGAAGACTTCCCTGAACAgcatgaagaggaagaggaggagctaacaaag GTAGAAGAGGTAACATTAACTTTGGAGCCAGAGCCGTGCTCTTTGACACCCTCCCCGCTGAGGGAAGATGCCCCTTCGACCAGAGGTTCAAGCCCAGGACTACCAGCACAGACCACCGAACCTGTCGCAGAGAGGATACCCTTTGACGTCACGCCCTGCATCGTGCAGTCATTGGAAGAGAAAGATGAAGAGGCAGACGAGGGCtccattgttgttgttgcaacCAACTGA
- the LOC134619806 gene encoding involucrin-like isoform X5, translating into MKDKVTKPTAMAQGRVAHMIEWQSWGKPSAGPLGGAGHTNLQREKERRMENDAYSDLSDGEKEARFAAGIMQQFAISEATLFGWNSMDGESMGAGSNQGSVAHLSEVNQESITSRDQVLHHSSADVWPHTYVSQGLYCLSSSDAWDPITSQPSGVASPAAGSYIMAAGGSNGAGGTPGEGYEGTVGSYIQQHQVQLALQQQSQLQQLQQLHHYQQQQFLQYQQQQQSMEHRLHSASHSLQATPNSTIHSLGPPTHPRLADLWGAAQVEAHQVEIVGHLNAQMADMVGGVVETVGEEPEPESEDFPEQHEEEEEELTKVEEVTLTLEPEPCSLTPSPLREDAPSTRGSSPGLPAQTTEPVAERIPFDVTPCIVQSLEEKDEEADEGSIVVVATN; encoded by the exons ATGAAGGACAAGGTGACCAAGCCCACCGCCATGGCCCAGGGTCGAGTGGCCCACATGATAGAGTGGCAGAGCTGGGGCAAACCATCTGCAGGGCCGCTAGGGGGAGCGGGCCATACCAACCTTCAGAGGGaaaaggagaggaggatggagaACGACGCTTACAGTGACCTTAGCGATGGCGAGAAGGAGGCTCGCTTTGCTGCAG GCATCATGCAACAGTTTGCAATTTCTGAGGCAACTCTGTTTGGTTGGAACTCGATGGACGGGGAGAGCATGGGAGCCGGCTCCAACCAGGGCAGCGTCGCCCACCTGAGTGAGGTCAACCAGGAGAGCATCACCAGCAGAG ACCAGGTGCTCCATCACTCCTCTGCGGATGTCTGGCCTCACACCTACGTCTCGCAGGGCCTGTACTGCCTGTCGTCTTCTGACGCCTGGGACCCAATCACCAGCCAGCCCTCGGGTGTGGCCTCGCCTGCTGCAGGCTCCTACATCATGGCTGCCG GTGGCAGCAATGGAGCAGGAGGCACACCTGGTGAGGGGTACGAGGGGACAGTAGGAAGTTACATTCAGCAGCACCAGGTTCAACTCGCCCTGCAGCAGCAGAGTCAACTCCAACAGCTCCAACAGCTTCATCACTACCAGCAGCAACAGTTTCTGCAGtaccaacaacagcagcag TCTATGGAGCACAGGCTACACAGTGCCTCCCATTCACTCCAAGCCACGCCCAATAGCACCATCCACAGCCTCGGTCCACCCACTCACCCTCGGCTAGCTGACCTGTGGGGAGCAGCACAGGTTGAGGCACATCAG GTGGAGATCGTTGGACACCTGAATGCACAGATGGCTGATATGGTCGGAGGAGTGGTGGAGACGGTCGGAGAAGAGCCAGAGCCCGAGTCCGAAGACTTCCCTGAACAgcatgaagaggaagaggaggagctaacaaag GTAGAAGAGGTAACATTAACTTTGGAGCCAGAGCCGTGCTCTTTGACACCCTCCCCGCTGAGGGAAGATGCCCCTTCGACCAGAGGTTCAAGCCCAGGACTACCAGCACAGACCACCGAACCTGTCGCAGAGAGGATACCCTTTGACGTCACGCCCTGCATCGTGCAGTCATTGGAAGAGAAAGATGAAGAGGCAGACGAGGGCtccattgttgttgttgcaacCAACTGA
- the LOC134619806 gene encoding uncharacterized protein LOC134619806 isoform X1, whose protein sequence is MGCIGSRTITADAVPVRKDGDQHGRAEFSWEGINLSMEDTTSILPRLKRKSTNTYGIGALAKSSLSGVSGVTRSMKDKVTKPTAMAQGRVAHMIEWQSWGKPSAGPLGGAGHTNLQREKERRMENDAYSDLSDGEKEARFAAGIMQQFAISEATLFGWNSMDGESMGAGSNQGSVAHLSEVNQESITSRDQVLHHSSADVWPHTYVSQGLYCLSSSDAWDPITSQPSGVASPAAGSYIMAAGGSNGAGGTPGEGYEGTVGSYIQQHQVQLALQQQSQLQQLQQLHHYQQQQFLQYQQQQQSMEHRLHSASHSLQATPNSTIHSLGPPTHPRLADLWGAAQVEAHQVEIVGHLNAQMADMVGGVVETVGEEPEPESEDFPEQHEEEEEELTKVEEVTLTLEPEPCSLTPSPLREDAPSTRGSSPGLPAQTTEPVAERIPFDVTPCIVQSLEEKDEEADEGSIVVVATN, encoded by the exons TTGTCCATGGAGGACACTACTTCCATTCTGCCTCGTCTCAAGAGGAAGTCCACCAACACCTATGGGATCGGTGCCCTGGCTAAGTCCTCTCTGTCAGGTGTgtcag GTGTGACTCGCTCCATGAAGGACAAGGTGACCAAGCCCACCGCCATGGCCCAGGGTCGAGTGGCCCACATGATAGAGTGGCAGAGCTGGGGCAAACCATCTGCAGGGCCGCTAGGGGGAGCGGGCCATACCAACCTTCAGAGGGaaaaggagaggaggatggagaACGACGCTTACAGTGACCTTAGCGATGGCGAGAAGGAGGCTCGCTTTGCTGCAG GCATCATGCAACAGTTTGCAATTTCTGAGGCAACTCTGTTTGGTTGGAACTCGATGGACGGGGAGAGCATGGGAGCCGGCTCCAACCAGGGCAGCGTCGCCCACCTGAGTGAGGTCAACCAGGAGAGCATCACCAGCAGAG ACCAGGTGCTCCATCACTCCTCTGCGGATGTCTGGCCTCACACCTACGTCTCGCAGGGCCTGTACTGCCTGTCGTCTTCTGACGCCTGGGACCCAATCACCAGCCAGCCCTCGGGTGTGGCCTCGCCTGCTGCAGGCTCCTACATCATGGCTGCCG GTGGCAGCAATGGAGCAGGAGGCACACCTGGTGAGGGGTACGAGGGGACAGTAGGAAGTTACATTCAGCAGCACCAGGTTCAACTCGCCCTGCAGCAGCAGAGTCAACTCCAACAGCTCCAACAGCTTCATCACTACCAGCAGCAACAGTTTCTGCAGtaccaacaacagcagcag TCTATGGAGCACAGGCTACACAGTGCCTCCCATTCACTCCAAGCCACGCCCAATAGCACCATCCACAGCCTCGGTCCACCCACTCACCCTCGGCTAGCTGACCTGTGGGGAGCAGCACAGGTTGAGGCACATCAG GTGGAGATCGTTGGACACCTGAATGCACAGATGGCTGATATGGTCGGAGGAGTGGTGGAGACGGTCGGAGAAGAGCCAGAGCCCGAGTCCGAAGACTTCCCTGAACAgcatgaagaggaagaggaggagctaacaaag GTAGAAGAGGTAACATTAACTTTGGAGCCAGAGCCGTGCTCTTTGACACCCTCCCCGCTGAGGGAAGATGCCCCTTCGACCAGAGGTTCAAGCCCAGGACTACCAGCACAGACCACCGAACCTGTCGCAGAGAGGATACCCTTTGACGTCACGCCCTGCATCGTGCAGTCATTGGAAGAGAAAGATGAAGAGGCAGACGAGGGCtccattgttgttgttgcaacCAACTGA
- the LOC134619806 gene encoding uncharacterized protein LOC134619806 isoform X4, translated as MGCIGSRTITADAVPVRKDGDQLSMEDTTSILPRLKRKSTNTYGIGALAKSSLSGVTRSMKDKVTKPTAMAQGRVAHMIEWQSWGKPSAGPLGGAGHTNLQREKERRMENDAYSDLSDGEKEARFAAGIMQQFAISEATLFGWNSMDGESMGAGSNQGSVAHLSEVNQESITSRDQVLHHSSADVWPHTYVSQGLYCLSSSDAWDPITSQPSGVASPAAGSYIMAAGGSNGAGGTPGEGYEGTVGSYIQQHQVQLALQQQSQLQQLQQLHHYQQQQFLQYQQQQQSMEHRLHSASHSLQATPNSTIHSLGPPTHPRLADLWGAAQVEAHQVEIVGHLNAQMADMVGGVVETVGEEPEPESEDFPEQHEEEEEELTKVEEVTLTLEPEPCSLTPSPLREDAPSTRGSSPGLPAQTTEPVAERIPFDVTPCIVQSLEEKDEEADEGSIVVVATN; from the exons TTGTCCATGGAGGACACTACTTCCATTCTGCCTCGTCTCAAGAGGAAGTCCACCAACACCTATGGGATCGGTGCCCTGGCTAAGTCCTCTCTGTCAG GTGTGACTCGCTCCATGAAGGACAAGGTGACCAAGCCCACCGCCATGGCCCAGGGTCGAGTGGCCCACATGATAGAGTGGCAGAGCTGGGGCAAACCATCTGCAGGGCCGCTAGGGGGAGCGGGCCATACCAACCTTCAGAGGGaaaaggagaggaggatggagaACGACGCTTACAGTGACCTTAGCGATGGCGAGAAGGAGGCTCGCTTTGCTGCAG GCATCATGCAACAGTTTGCAATTTCTGAGGCAACTCTGTTTGGTTGGAACTCGATGGACGGGGAGAGCATGGGAGCCGGCTCCAACCAGGGCAGCGTCGCCCACCTGAGTGAGGTCAACCAGGAGAGCATCACCAGCAGAG ACCAGGTGCTCCATCACTCCTCTGCGGATGTCTGGCCTCACACCTACGTCTCGCAGGGCCTGTACTGCCTGTCGTCTTCTGACGCCTGGGACCCAATCACCAGCCAGCCCTCGGGTGTGGCCTCGCCTGCTGCAGGCTCCTACATCATGGCTGCCG GTGGCAGCAATGGAGCAGGAGGCACACCTGGTGAGGGGTACGAGGGGACAGTAGGAAGTTACATTCAGCAGCACCAGGTTCAACTCGCCCTGCAGCAGCAGAGTCAACTCCAACAGCTCCAACAGCTTCATCACTACCAGCAGCAACAGTTTCTGCAGtaccaacaacagcagcag TCTATGGAGCACAGGCTACACAGTGCCTCCCATTCACTCCAAGCCACGCCCAATAGCACCATCCACAGCCTCGGTCCACCCACTCACCCTCGGCTAGCTGACCTGTGGGGAGCAGCACAGGTTGAGGCACATCAG GTGGAGATCGTTGGACACCTGAATGCACAGATGGCTGATATGGTCGGAGGAGTGGTGGAGACGGTCGGAGAAGAGCCAGAGCCCGAGTCCGAAGACTTCCCTGAACAgcatgaagaggaagaggaggagctaacaaag GTAGAAGAGGTAACATTAACTTTGGAGCCAGAGCCGTGCTCTTTGACACCCTCCCCGCTGAGGGAAGATGCCCCTTCGACCAGAGGTTCAAGCCCAGGACTACCAGCACAGACCACCGAACCTGTCGCAGAGAGGATACCCTTTGACGTCACGCCCTGCATCGTGCAGTCATTGGAAGAGAAAGATGAAGAGGCAGACGAGGGCtccattgttgttgttgcaacCAACTGA
- the LOC134619806 gene encoding uncharacterized protein LOC134619806 isoform X2 yields MGCIGSRTITADAVPVRKDGDQHGRAEFSWEGINLSMEDTTSILPRLKRKSTNTYGIGALAKSSLSGVTRSMKDKVTKPTAMAQGRVAHMIEWQSWGKPSAGPLGGAGHTNLQREKERRMENDAYSDLSDGEKEARFAAGIMQQFAISEATLFGWNSMDGESMGAGSNQGSVAHLSEVNQESITSRDQVLHHSSADVWPHTYVSQGLYCLSSSDAWDPITSQPSGVASPAAGSYIMAAGGSNGAGGTPGEGYEGTVGSYIQQHQVQLALQQQSQLQQLQQLHHYQQQQFLQYQQQQQSMEHRLHSASHSLQATPNSTIHSLGPPTHPRLADLWGAAQVEAHQVEIVGHLNAQMADMVGGVVETVGEEPEPESEDFPEQHEEEEEELTKVEEVTLTLEPEPCSLTPSPLREDAPSTRGSSPGLPAQTTEPVAERIPFDVTPCIVQSLEEKDEEADEGSIVVVATN; encoded by the exons TTGTCCATGGAGGACACTACTTCCATTCTGCCTCGTCTCAAGAGGAAGTCCACCAACACCTATGGGATCGGTGCCCTGGCTAAGTCCTCTCTGTCAG GTGTGACTCGCTCCATGAAGGACAAGGTGACCAAGCCCACCGCCATGGCCCAGGGTCGAGTGGCCCACATGATAGAGTGGCAGAGCTGGGGCAAACCATCTGCAGGGCCGCTAGGGGGAGCGGGCCATACCAACCTTCAGAGGGaaaaggagaggaggatggagaACGACGCTTACAGTGACCTTAGCGATGGCGAGAAGGAGGCTCGCTTTGCTGCAG GCATCATGCAACAGTTTGCAATTTCTGAGGCAACTCTGTTTGGTTGGAACTCGATGGACGGGGAGAGCATGGGAGCCGGCTCCAACCAGGGCAGCGTCGCCCACCTGAGTGAGGTCAACCAGGAGAGCATCACCAGCAGAG ACCAGGTGCTCCATCACTCCTCTGCGGATGTCTGGCCTCACACCTACGTCTCGCAGGGCCTGTACTGCCTGTCGTCTTCTGACGCCTGGGACCCAATCACCAGCCAGCCCTCGGGTGTGGCCTCGCCTGCTGCAGGCTCCTACATCATGGCTGCCG GTGGCAGCAATGGAGCAGGAGGCACACCTGGTGAGGGGTACGAGGGGACAGTAGGAAGTTACATTCAGCAGCACCAGGTTCAACTCGCCCTGCAGCAGCAGAGTCAACTCCAACAGCTCCAACAGCTTCATCACTACCAGCAGCAACAGTTTCTGCAGtaccaacaacagcagcag TCTATGGAGCACAGGCTACACAGTGCCTCCCATTCACTCCAAGCCACGCCCAATAGCACCATCCACAGCCTCGGTCCACCCACTCACCCTCGGCTAGCTGACCTGTGGGGAGCAGCACAGGTTGAGGCACATCAG GTGGAGATCGTTGGACACCTGAATGCACAGATGGCTGATATGGTCGGAGGAGTGGTGGAGACGGTCGGAGAAGAGCCAGAGCCCGAGTCCGAAGACTTCCCTGAACAgcatgaagaggaagaggaggagctaacaaag GTAGAAGAGGTAACATTAACTTTGGAGCCAGAGCCGTGCTCTTTGACACCCTCCCCGCTGAGGGAAGATGCCCCTTCGACCAGAGGTTCAAGCCCAGGACTACCAGCACAGACCACCGAACCTGTCGCAGAGAGGATACCCTTTGACGTCACGCCCTGCATCGTGCAGTCATTGGAAGAGAAAGATGAAGAGGCAGACGAGGGCtccattgttgttgttgcaacCAACTGA